A window from Pseudomonas alloputida encodes these proteins:
- a CDS encoding NEL-type E3 ubiquitin ligase domain-containing protein — protein sequence MIINATGHDRFIGARLPEWLKRASRGQINTLRTSLNAHHASQARLSGLTLELLPLQQFAEKHLAALLDAPLPDGQVFAQLEWLRVAPRFGTLPGTLQQTYGYSQTRENGLLRLMRNFAANTRYYEGTGLVLSGSDKPLNASLEALITACRNLDVGQRYQDALQRIFPPATQAVLAEDKRSGLKLATELAALQGNISVDVQLALREVVDPAQEGRQKGLEGKPMLLRAIGRPVVDGLLIHLQDKAGNERGIVLYLPGDPRQALRFFDNVASMNSTVAMLLQDPGYWQFFTQLISLEHRAGFVSTLGKRLKDKLPDLELEGETPGGGVFTQLATRQVQRVKEDARLLLVPTADADSRAVSARHAEWKAAGLDLVNLAGLFIPAVGGVLLGQVVAQTCAEVFEGMRDWSKGHQHEALQHLLGVAETLAATAATVAGVSFVRSAFVAGLEPVSLGNGRSRLWQFNARNYRSLPGPVDLLEEERGGEAGRRWVRIDGRYLEVHQPVVDGPYRLRHAASEGGYGPVVLHNGERGWQLMREQPLSWQAPARMLDALWPQLSPVDAHQAEQIMRVAGIDADLLRGVLVENRPAPVSLGQTLRAFQAHARIERFFQRVRLKALMPSDRELLAWCEARPGVGAGLEQMQVHEAGLRPQLFARLTEQSLAADPLSMLVKRDFPGLPSAYINEVTGQAHELEHQMARVERRLPLPCAKSARSLLRLARLSRGLAGLYLSTAYSDVTGELALALLDSFELEQLDLDLRDRGLDGRSIRRLGSGGRTEARRIVVRHEGRFLIYNGSGLPHVFIADEPGCIFEALSAALTSEQRAAMQLVGSAAARQLREKLLARLPATHWDIARMLGWPEEQAWLNPGRRMDDGRVGYPLSGRPGAAPRDERAIIRDQLRSLYPGLDEAALDVELARVQQGPQPVFERLVELQEAHDQLVLYLNRWVGAELQEGRRAARRLTADSILRAWRLQGEPVSAGEGQTQGQRLSMSGLSLRTLPALPPHIDFHRITLLSVNDTLITDIPADFLRPFTALTHLNLNNNALMRLPTGIAHLPNLQSLRLAHNEIRLDAQAISVLHGLSNLVHLDLSHNRLEALDMSFHQLSRLTSLNLRHCRLGSWPRRLELCGLLERADLRNNQLREVPTEIQLMPYAFRQAILMEDNPLSVMQQRRLYALDVIEEHRHSPEQLGSVDLARARTRWVGHTDATVQAEREAVWLRLLEQAGSSGLFRLLARLEMTADYSQAGEGRDALVDGVWTLLATLDGDPVLCRRIFERAGLPLSCSDAVASHFSALQVLVRQAQAEAAAVNPERRGELLELGRQLFRLDQLEGIAYQDGRQRLAASEHVDQLALGLAYRVQLRSRLRLPNQPYAMRYPDAVALTQAQVEDAFLRVTRAQTIEGLTDSLSQRAFWRRYLRQQHDQMFDALSADYTRRTLELQAQRPVLAPAAFEQQLRRLQEQQDLDIERLVAGLTQSYLRAAERAEG from the coding sequence ATGATCATCAACGCGACGGGCCATGACCGATTCATCGGTGCCCGATTACCTGAGTGGCTCAAACGCGCGTCAAGGGGCCAGATCAACACCCTGCGCACCAGTCTGAACGCGCACCATGCCAGCCAGGCACGCTTGAGTGGCCTGACGCTTGAGTTACTGCCGCTCCAGCAGTTTGCCGAGAAGCACCTGGCGGCGTTGCTGGATGCACCGTTGCCGGACGGGCAGGTATTTGCCCAGCTCGAGTGGCTGCGGGTGGCGCCACGCTTCGGCACACTGCCAGGTACCTTGCAACAGACATACGGGTACAGCCAGACGCGTGAGAACGGGTTACTGCGGCTTATGCGCAACTTTGCTGCGAATACCCGCTACTACGAGGGCACGGGGCTGGTTTTGTCAGGCAGCGATAAACCATTGAATGCATCGCTGGAAGCATTGATTACGGCCTGTCGCAATCTGGACGTTGGTCAGCGTTATCAGGACGCGTTGCAAAGGATCTTCCCGCCAGCTACCCAGGCGGTGCTGGCTGAAGACAAACGTTCGGGGTTGAAGCTGGCGACCGAGCTTGCGGCATTGCAGGGAAACATAAGCGTCGATGTGCAGCTCGCCTTGCGTGAGGTGGTGGACCCCGCTCAGGAGGGGCGACAAAAAGGCCTCGAAGGCAAACCCATGCTGTTGAGGGCAATAGGGAGACCTGTGGTCGATGGCTTGCTGATTCACTTGCAAGACAAGGCGGGAAATGAACGGGGCATCGTGCTTTACCTGCCTGGTGATCCCCGGCAGGCATTGCGGTTCTTCGACAATGTCGCCTCCATGAACAGTACCGTGGCAATGTTGTTGCAAGATCCGGGTTACTGGCAGTTCTTCACACAGCTCATCAGCCTTGAGCACCGTGCAGGTTTTGTCAGTACCCTCGGCAAGCGCCTGAAAGACAAGCTGCCGGACCTGGAGCTTGAGGGTGAAACACCTGGGGGAGGGGTTTTCACGCAACTGGCGACTCGGCAAGTGCAACGGGTCAAGGAAGATGCCCGGTTGCTGCTGGTACCGACCGCTGACGCTGATAGCCGGGCGGTTAGCGCCAGACACGCTGAGTGGAAGGCGGCAGGTCTGGACCTGGTAAACCTCGCCGGCCTTTTCATCCCGGCTGTGGGGGGCGTGCTGCTGGGGCAGGTGGTTGCTCAGACGTGCGCTGAAGTGTTCGAAGGGATGAGGGATTGGTCGAAGGGGCACCAACACGAAGCGCTGCAGCATCTGCTGGGGGTCGCCGAAACCTTGGCGGCTACCGCAGCGACGGTGGCGGGTGTCAGTTTTGTGCGCAGTGCGTTTGTCGCGGGCCTGGAGCCGGTAAGCCTTGGGAATGGGCGCAGTCGCCTGTGGCAGTTCAACGCCAGAAATTATCGATCATTGCCGGGCCCTGTCGATCTGCTCGAGGAGGAGCGCGGTGGCGAGGCGGGCCGCCGCTGGGTCCGTATCGATGGACGTTACCTCGAAGTGCATCAGCCCGTCGTCGATGGCCCCTATCGCCTGCGCCATGCAGCGAGTGAGGGTGGCTACGGGCCGGTCGTGTTGCACAACGGTGAGCGTGGCTGGCAGCTGATGCGTGAACAACCCTTAAGCTGGCAGGCGCCTGCCCGCATGCTGGATGCATTATGGCCACAGCTTTCCCCTGTGGACGCGCATCAGGCCGAGCAGATAATGCGGGTGGCAGGTATCGATGCAGACTTGTTGCGCGGCGTTCTCGTGGAGAATCGCCCGGCGCCGGTGAGCCTTGGCCAAACCTTGCGCGCCTTCCAGGCGCATGCACGCATTGAAAGGTTTTTCCAGCGTGTTCGGCTGAAGGCGTTGATGCCATCGGACAGGGAGCTGCTGGCCTGGTGTGAAGCAAGGCCAGGCGTGGGCGCCGGACTGGAGCAGATGCAGGTGCATGAGGCTGGGTTGCGGCCGCAATTGTTTGCTCGCCTGACAGAACAGTCACTGGCAGCAGACCCGCTGAGCATGTTGGTAAAACGGGACTTCCCGGGTTTGCCTTCGGCCTACATAAATGAAGTAACCGGTCAGGCGCATGAGCTTGAGCACCAAATGGCGCGTGTCGAGCGGCGGCTGCCATTGCCGTGCGCGAAGAGCGCCCGTTCGCTCTTGCGTCTGGCTCGCCTGAGCCGGGGGCTGGCGGGGTTGTATCTGAGCACGGCGTACAGTGATGTCACCGGCGAACTGGCCCTTGCGTTGCTGGATAGCTTCGAACTCGAGCAACTTGACCTCGACTTGCGCGACCGCGGGCTGGATGGGCGGTCTATCAGGCGCCTCGGTAGCGGCGGGCGAACCGAGGCAAGAAGAATAGTGGTCAGGCATGAAGGCAGGTTTCTGATCTACAACGGGTCAGGTTTGCCACACGTGTTTATCGCTGACGAGCCGGGATGTATCTTCGAGGCGCTTTCTGCCGCACTGACATCAGAGCAGCGGGCAGCGATGCAACTGGTGGGCAGTGCGGCGGCGAGGCAACTGCGTGAGAAGCTTCTGGCGCGGTTACCCGCTACCCATTGGGATATCGCGCGCATGCTCGGCTGGCCAGAGGAGCAGGCCTGGCTCAATCCAGGGCGTCGCATGGACGATGGGCGCGTGGGATACCCGCTCAGTGGCCGCCCTGGCGCTGCTCCCAGGGATGAGCGAGCGATCATTCGCGATCAGCTACGATCGCTTTATCCTGGCCTGGACGAGGCCGCGCTCGATGTGGAGCTGGCGCGCGTGCAACAAGGCCCGCAGCCAGTCTTCGAGCGCCTGGTAGAACTGCAGGAAGCGCATGACCAGCTAGTGCTGTACCTCAACCGCTGGGTCGGTGCCGAGTTGCAGGAGGGGCGACGCGCCGCCCGCAGGTTGACGGCCGACAGCATCCTGCGAGCCTGGCGACTGCAGGGCGAGCCTGTTTCGGCCGGCGAGGGGCAAACACAGGGGCAGCGCTTGTCGATGAGCGGTTTGAGTTTGCGCACACTGCCAGCACTACCGCCGCATATCGATTTCCATCGCATTACCCTGCTGAGCGTGAACGACACCCTGATTACTGACATTCCGGCCGACTTCCTTCGCCCGTTCACTGCCTTGACGCACCTGAACCTCAACAACAACGCGTTGATGCGTCTACCAACAGGCATTGCCCATTTACCGAATCTTCAATCGCTTCGGTTGGCGCATAACGAGATACGCCTCGACGCCCAGGCGATCAGCGTTCTGCATGGTTTGTCCAACCTTGTGCATCTTGATCTCAGTCATAACCGGCTGGAAGCGCTGGACATGAGCTTCCACCAACTTTCTCGGCTGACCAGCCTGAACCTGCGTCATTGTCGGCTGGGCAGCTGGCCGCGTCGCCTGGAGCTCTGTGGTCTACTTGAACGTGCTGACTTGCGCAACAACCAACTCCGCGAAGTGCCCACCGAGATCCAGCTGATGCCTTATGCATTTCGACAGGCCATTCTGATGGAGGACAACCCCTTGTCGGTCATGCAGCAACGAAGGTTGTATGCCCTCGATGTGATCGAAGAACACCGGCACTCACCTGAGCAGTTGGGGTCAGTTGACCTGGCCAGGGCCCGTACGCGTTGGGTAGGCCATACGGATGCGACGGTTCAGGCCGAGCGTGAGGCCGTGTGGCTGCGGTTGCTGGAGCAAGCGGGTAGCAGCGGGTTGTTCAGGTTGTTGGCTCGCCTGGAGATGACTGCGGACTACAGCCAAGCGGGTGAAGGGCGGGATGCGCTGGTTGACGGCGTATGGACACTGCTGGCTACGCTGGACGGCGACCCGGTGCTGTGCCGGCGGATTTTTGAGCGGGCCGGCCTGCCGCTGTCATGTTCGGACGCCGTTGCCAGCCATTTCAGTGCATTGCAGGTATTGGTGAGGCAGGCGCAGGCCGAAGCCGCCGCAGTCAACCCTGAACGCAGGGGCGAGTTGCTTGAACTGGGCAGGCAACTGTTCCGGCTGGATCAACTGGAAGGGATTGCCTACCAGGATGGCCGGCAGCGTCTGGCTGCCAGTGAACATGTCGACCAGTTGGCATTGGGGCTGGCTTACAGGGTGCAACTTCGTAGCCGTTTGCGGTTGCCCAACCAGCCGTATGCCATGCGCTATCCCGATGCTGTCGCGCTGACACAGGCCCAGGTAGAGGATGCATTTCTGCGGGTTACGCGCGCGCAGACCATCGAGGGCCTGACCGATAGCCTGAGCCAGCGCGCGTTCTGGCGCCGTTACCTGCGCCAGCAACATGACCAAATGTTCGATGCCCTCAGTGCGGATTACACTCGGCGCACGCTTGAGCTGCAGGCTCAACGTCCTGTCTTGGCGCCGGCGGCCTTCGAGCAGCAACTACGCCGGCTACAGGAACAGCAGGACCTCGATATCGAGCGCCTGGTCGCAGGGCTCACCCAGTCCTACCTGCGTGCAGCCGAGCGCGCAGAGGGGTGA
- a CDS encoding AraC family transcriptional regulator, giving the protein MSDKDTISMQLVREALLQTCPAGEPDSGLLARAGIAVEQLHLPEARVSAESYARLWRLLARRCNDEFFAMDTRGLCSGSLAFMCRASMGQPTLGAGLETSLAFLSLMLQDMQPSLVRQQGLAEIVINEPRDEPRRAFTYFTFWMIVHGVTCWLAGRRIPILSIDLRCAEPPFCDDYRVMFSENLHFERPRTRMIIASQYLDLPLRRSEEELQRFLAEAPGNILVKYRDPASLGRRIRTDLLRLAPEQWPDADRLARQLCLSPSTLRRRLAEEGQNYQGLKDSVRRELAIAWLSQEDVAMGELAERLGFADSSSFYKAFRKWFGCNPGHYRALIQARGAGH; this is encoded by the coding sequence ATGAGCGACAAAGACACCATTTCCATGCAGCTGGTGCGCGAAGCGCTGTTGCAGACCTGCCCTGCCGGTGAGCCTGACAGTGGCTTGCTGGCCAGGGCGGGCATCGCCGTTGAACAACTGCACCTGCCAGAGGCAAGGGTCAGTGCCGAGTCCTATGCCCGCCTGTGGCGCTTGCTGGCCCGGCGCTGCAACGACGAATTCTTCGCGATGGACACGCGCGGTCTGTGCAGTGGCAGCCTGGCGTTCATGTGCCGTGCCAGCATGGGCCAGCCGACACTGGGCGCAGGCCTGGAAACCTCGCTGGCCTTTCTGTCGCTGATGCTTCAAGACATGCAGCCCAGCCTGGTGCGCCAGCAAGGCCTGGCCGAAATTGTCATTAATGAGCCGCGTGACGAACCGCGCCGCGCGTTCACCTATTTCACCTTCTGGATGATCGTGCATGGGGTGACCTGCTGGCTGGCCGGGCGGCGCATCCCGATTCTGAGCATTGATCTGCGTTGTGCCGAACCACCCTTTTGCGACGACTATCGGGTCATGTTTTCGGAGAACCTGCATTTTGAGCGTCCACGCACACGCATGATCATTGCTTCGCAATACCTCGACTTGCCCCTGCGGCGCAGCGAGGAGGAGCTGCAGCGTTTTCTGGCCGAAGCGCCGGGCAATATCCTGGTCAAGTACCGTGACCCGGCCAGCCTCGGGCGGCGTATCCGCACCGACCTGTTGCGCCTGGCCCCTGAGCAATGGCCCGATGCTGACCGCCTGGCTCGGCAGCTGTGCCTGTCGCCATCGACCCTGCGTCGGCGCCTGGCAGAAGAGGGGCAGAACTACCAGGGCTTGAAGGACAGCGTACGACGGGAGCTGGCGATCGCCTGGCTCAGCCAGGAAGACGTGGCCATGGGCGAGCTTGCCGAGCGTTTGGGGTTCGCCGACAGCAGCTCGTTCTATAAGGCATTTCGCAAGTGGTTCGGCTGCAACCCGGGACATTATCGGGCATTGATCCAGGCGCGAGGGGCAGGGCACTGA
- a CDS encoding LysR substrate-binding domain-containing protein — translation MNLFQLRAFDAVAREGSFTRAAERLFISQPAVTGHVKALEEHYQITLLRRTARRVELTEEGTRLAAITRAMFGLAEEAQAMLEANRQLLTGRLEVAADGPHRVMPMLALLRERYPGVTVNLRLGNAQETLAALLGEHADVAVLTEIEPRKGLHLQNLCESRLCALLPVGHAWASAREDLPLAALHQQIMVLREPSSTTRRTFDKACIKAGVQPRVLLELDSREAVTEAVASQLGIGVVSSTEVANDPRVVARPLAGEGLVNQHVIGCLERRRELRLIQAFLSLAAGL, via the coding sequence ATGAACCTGTTCCAGCTACGCGCCTTCGACGCCGTGGCCCGTGAGGGCAGCTTTACCCGTGCTGCCGAGCGCCTGTTCATCAGCCAGCCGGCGGTGACCGGGCACGTCAAGGCCCTGGAGGAGCACTACCAGATCACCTTGTTGCGGCGTACTGCACGGCGCGTGGAGCTGACCGAGGAGGGCACGCGCCTGGCGGCCATCACGCGCGCCATGTTCGGCCTGGCCGAAGAAGCGCAGGCCATGCTTGAGGCCAACCGCCAGTTGCTGACCGGGCGCCTGGAGGTAGCCGCCGACGGCCCGCATCGGGTCATGCCGATGCTGGCGCTGCTGCGTGAGCGGTACCCTGGTGTCACCGTCAACTTGCGCCTGGGCAATGCTCAGGAGACCTTGGCTGCGCTGCTCGGCGAGCATGCCGACGTGGCGGTGCTGACCGAAATCGAGCCGCGCAAGGGGCTGCATCTGCAAAATCTCTGTGAGTCGCGCCTGTGTGCGCTGTTACCGGTGGGGCACGCCTGGGCCAGCGCGCGGGAGGACTTGCCGTTGGCCGCGCTGCACCAGCAGATCATGGTGCTGCGCGAACCCAGCTCCACCACCCGGCGCACCTTCGACAAGGCCTGCATCAAGGCGGGCGTGCAACCGCGTGTATTGCTGGAGCTGGACAGCCGGGAGGCGGTAACCGAGGCTGTGGCCTCGCAGCTGGGGATTGGCGTTGTTTCTTCCACTGAAGTGGCCAATGATCCCCGTGTGGTGGCACGACCATTGGCCGGCGAGGGCCTTGTCAACCAACACGTGATCGGCTGCCTGGAGCGTCGTCGCGAACTGCGCCTGATTCAGGCATTCCTGAGCCTGGCAGCAGGGCTATGA
- a CDS encoding 2-aminoethylphosphonate--pyruvate transaminase: MSNAPILLTPGPLTTSIRTRQAMLVDWGSWDRDFNQLTASVCEQLLAIIDGASSHHCVPLQGSGTFAVEAAIGTLVPRDGKVLVLINGAYGQRLAKICKVLGRTYSTFETAEDQPTTAADVDRLLAEDPAITHVALIHCETSTGILNPLPEIAQVIKRHGKRLIIDAMSSFGALPIDAREIPFEALIAASGKCLEGVPGMGFVFAEKSALAAAEGNAHSLAMDLHDQHAYMAKTGQWRFTPPTHVVAALHEALQQYNEEGGLPARHQRYADNCKTLLDGMAAIGLRSFLPAEIQAPIIVTFHAPTDARYQFKDFYERVKAKGFILYPGKLTQVETFRVGCIGVVGADGMQAAVNAVAEVLREMEVLDI; encoded by the coding sequence ATGAGCAACGCCCCGATTCTGCTGACCCCAGGTCCCCTGACCACATCAATCCGCACCCGCCAAGCCATGCTGGTGGACTGGGGCTCCTGGGACCGTGACTTCAACCAATTGACTGCCAGCGTCTGCGAACAACTGCTGGCCATCATCGACGGCGCCAGCAGCCACCACTGCGTGCCCCTGCAAGGCAGCGGCACCTTCGCCGTGGAAGCGGCCATCGGCACCTTGGTGCCACGCGATGGCAAGGTTCTGGTACTGATCAACGGCGCGTACGGCCAGCGCCTGGCGAAGATCTGCAAAGTGCTGGGTCGCACCTACAGCACCTTCGAAACGGCCGAAGACCAGCCGACCACCGCCGCCGACGTCGACCGGCTGCTGGCCGAAGACCCGGCCATCACCCATGTGGCGCTGATCCACTGCGAAACCAGCACCGGCATCCTCAACCCACTGCCCGAGATCGCCCAGGTGATCAAACGCCATGGCAAGCGCCTGATCATCGATGCCATGAGCTCGTTCGGAGCATTGCCGATCGATGCCCGCGAAATCCCCTTCGAAGCACTGATCGCGGCCTCCGGAAAGTGCCTGGAAGGCGTACCCGGCATGGGCTTCGTCTTCGCCGAAAAAAGCGCCCTGGCGGCCGCCGAAGGCAATGCCCACTCGCTGGCCATGGACCTGCACGACCAGCACGCCTACATGGCCAAGACCGGGCAATGGCGCTTCACCCCGCCTACCCACGTGGTCGCGGCCCTGCACGAAGCACTGCAGCAATACAACGAGGAAGGTGGCCTTCCGGCCCGCCACCAGCGCTACGCAGACAACTGCAAGACGCTGCTCGACGGCATGGCAGCCATCGGCCTGCGCAGTTTCCTGCCTGCCGAGATCCAGGCGCCGATCATCGTCACCTTCCACGCCCCCACCGATGCCCGCTACCAGTTCAAGGACTTCTACGAGCGGGTCAAGGCCAAGGGTTTCATTCTCTACCCGGGCAAGTTGACCCAGGTCGAAACCTTCCGCGTCGGCTGCATCGGCGTGGTCGGGGCGGACGGCATGCAGGCCGCCGTGAATGCCGTGGCCGAGGTGCTGCGGGAAATGGAAGTGCTGGATATCTGA
- the phnX gene encoding phosphonoacetaldehyde hydrolase gives MNYNNPTQLQAAILDWAGTVVDFGSFAPTQIFVEAFAEFDVQVSIEEARGPMGMGKWDHIRTLCDVPEIAERYRKVFGRTPTDDDVTAIYNRFMPLQIEKIAVHSALIPGALDTLTGLRQDGLKIGSCSGYPKVVMDKVVELAAQNGYVADHVVATDETPNGRPWPAQALANVIALGIDDVAACVKVDDTVPGILEGRRAGMWTVALVCSGNALGLTWEGFRALSAEKLESERQRIHALFAGSRPHYLIDTINDLPEVIADINRRLAKGEMPQAF, from the coding sequence ATGAACTACAACAACCCCACCCAACTGCAAGCCGCCATCCTCGACTGGGCTGGCACCGTGGTCGATTTCGGCTCATTCGCTCCCACCCAGATCTTTGTCGAGGCCTTTGCCGAGTTCGATGTGCAGGTGTCGATCGAGGAAGCCCGAGGCCCGATGGGCATGGGCAAATGGGACCATATCCGCACCCTGTGCGACGTACCGGAAATTGCCGAGCGCTACCGCAAGGTGTTCGGCCGTACCCCGACCGATGATGACGTCACCGCCATCTACAACCGCTTCATGCCGCTGCAGATCGAGAAGATCGCCGTGCACTCGGCACTGATCCCCGGTGCGCTCGACACCCTCACCGGTCTACGCCAGGACGGCCTGAAGATCGGCTCGTGCTCGGGCTACCCGAAAGTGGTGATGGACAAGGTGGTGGAACTGGCTGCGCAGAACGGCTACGTGGCCGACCATGTAGTGGCCACCGATGAAACCCCGAACGGCCGCCCATGGCCGGCCCAGGCCTTGGCCAACGTGATTGCGCTGGGGATTGACGATGTAGCGGCCTGCGTGAAGGTGGACGACACCGTGCCTGGCATTCTTGAAGGCCGCCGTGCCGGCATGTGGACCGTGGCGCTGGTCTGCTCGGGTAATGCTCTGGGCCTGACCTGGGAAGGCTTCCGGGCGTTGAGTGCCGAGAAACTGGAAAGCGAGCGCCAGCGCATCCATGCACTGTTTGCCGGCTCCCGCCCGCACTACCTGATCGACACCATCAACGACCTGCCCGAAGTGATTGCCGACATCAACCGGCGCCTGGCCAAGGGCGAGATGCCGCAAGCCTTCTGA
- a CDS encoding AI-2E family transporter — protein MNETALQNKALAVLLALVTIAFFWILLPYYGAIFWAVILGILFAPLQRHLLIRCGRRRNLAAATSTLVCLLVAILPVIIISALLVQEGATLYQRIESGQLDIAGYVERGKDMLPAFAQRGLDNMGMGNLDGLRDKITKWATQGSQVLASQAFSFGQGTFEFLISFGIMMYLLFFFLRDGPEVARRVRMAVPLPEHQKRRLQLKFNRVVRATVKGNVLVAITQGALGGFIFWVLDIPSALVWAVLMAFLSLLPAVGAGIIWAPVAAYFLLTGAILQGVVLTAFGVLVIGLVDNVLRPILVGKDTRMPDYLILVSTLGGLAVFGLNGFVIGPLIAALFVSSWAIFAATKPRVQLPQ, from the coding sequence ATGAACGAAACCGCGCTACAGAACAAGGCCCTGGCAGTACTCTTGGCGTTGGTGACCATTGCCTTCTTCTGGATTCTTCTGCCGTACTACGGCGCAATCTTCTGGGCGGTGATCCTCGGCATCCTGTTCGCCCCGCTGCAGCGTCACTTGCTGATCCGCTGCGGGCGGCGGCGTAACCTTGCCGCGGCCACGTCCACGCTGGTGTGCCTGCTTGTGGCGATCCTGCCGGTGATCATCATCAGCGCCCTGCTGGTGCAAGAGGGCGCCACGCTGTACCAGCGCATCGAAAGCGGGCAGCTGGACATTGCCGGTTACGTCGAGCGCGGCAAGGACATGCTCCCGGCATTCGCCCAGCGTGGGCTGGACAACATGGGCATGGGTAACCTTGACGGGTTGCGTGACAAGATCACCAAGTGGGCAACCCAGGGTAGCCAGGTATTGGCCAGCCAGGCGTTCAGCTTTGGCCAGGGCACATTCGAGTTTCTGATCAGTTTCGGCATCATGATGTACCTGCTGTTCTTTTTCCTGCGTGATGGCCCGGAAGTTGCGCGCCGGGTGCGGATGGCCGTCCCGCTGCCCGAGCACCAGAAGCGTCGTTTGCAGTTGAAGTTCAATCGTGTGGTGAGGGCGACGGTGAAAGGCAACGTGCTGGTGGCCATTACCCAAGGTGCGTTGGGAGGTTTTATTTTCTGGGTGCTGGATATCCCGAGTGCGTTGGTGTGGGCGGTGCTGATGGCGTTTCTGTCGCTGCTGCCGGCGGTGGGCGCGGGCATCATCTGGGCGCCGGTGGCGGCGTATTTCCTGCTGACCGGGGCGATACTGCAAGGGGTGGTGCTTACCGCGTTCGGGGTGCTGGTGATCGGCCTGGTGGATAATGTGTTGCGGCCAATCCTGGTGGGCAAGGATACGCGCATGCCGGATTACCTGATCCTGGTGTCGACCCTTGGCGGGCTGGCGGTGTTCGGCCTCAACGGCTTCGTGATCGGCCCATTGATCGCGGCGCTGTTCGTCTCCAGCTGGGCGATCTTTGCCGCGACCAAACCGCGGGTGCAATTGCCACAATAG
- the yegQ gene encoding tRNA 5-hydroxyuridine modification protein YegQ: MNPTAKPELLAPAGTLKTMRYAFAYGADAVYAGQPRYSLRVRNNEFDHANLALGIEEAHALGKRFYVVVNIAPHNAKLKTFLKDLAPVIEMAPDALIMSDPGLIMLVRQHFPQMPVHLSVQANTVNWASVQFWQQLGLSRVILSRELSLDEIEEIRQQVPGMELEVFVHGALCMAYSGRCLLSGYLNKRDANQGTCTNACRWKYDATPATENATGDIVRQVQPTLGLGAPTDQVFLLQESNRPGTEMPAFEDEHGTYIMNAKDLRAIQHVERLALMGVHSLKIEGRTKSHFYCARAVQSYRQAIDDAVAGRPFDRALMGNLESLAQRGYTEGFLRRHVHDEYQNYQRGNSVSERQQFVGELTGVRVDGLAEVKVKNRFAVGDHLELMTPRGNYHFDLHRLCNRQQHAIEVAPGDGHVVYLPIPEQVALDYGLLMRDLRIDEAAS, translated from the coding sequence ATGAACCCTACTGCCAAGCCCGAACTGCTGGCCCCCGCCGGCACCCTCAAGACCATGCGCTACGCGTTTGCCTACGGCGCCGATGCGGTCTACGCCGGCCAGCCGCGTTACAGCTTGCGGGTGCGCAACAACGAGTTCGATCACGCCAACCTGGCATTGGGGATCGAGGAGGCGCACGCCTTGGGCAAGCGCTTCTACGTGGTGGTCAACATCGCCCCGCACAATGCCAAGCTCAAGACCTTCCTCAAGGACCTGGCACCCGTGATCGAGATGGCGCCGGACGCGCTGATCATGTCCGACCCCGGCCTGATCATGCTGGTGCGCCAGCACTTCCCACAGATGCCGGTGCACCTGTCGGTGCAGGCCAACACCGTCAACTGGGCCAGCGTGCAGTTCTGGCAGCAACTTGGCCTGAGCCGGGTGATCCTGTCGCGGGAGCTGTCGCTGGACGAAATCGAGGAAATCCGCCAGCAGGTGCCGGGCATGGAACTGGAAGTGTTCGTGCACGGCGCCCTGTGCATGGCCTATTCCGGCCGTTGCCTGCTGTCGGGCTACCTCAACAAGCGTGACGCCAACCAGGGCACCTGCACCAATGCCTGCCGCTGGAAGTACGACGCCACGCCGGCCACCGAAAACGCCACCGGTGACATCGTGCGCCAAGTGCAACCCACCCTGGGCCTGGGCGCACCCACCGACCAAGTGTTCCTGCTGCAGGAAAGCAACCGCCCCGGCACTGAAATGCCGGCGTTCGAGGATGAACACGGCACCTACATCATGAACGCCAAGGACCTGCGCGCCATCCAGCACGTCGAGCGCCTGGCCTTGATGGGCGTGCATTCGCTGAAGATCGAGGGCCGCACCAAATCGCACTTCTACTGTGCCCGCGCGGTACAGTCGTATCGCCAGGCGATCGACGACGCGGTGGCCGGGCGACCATTCGACCGCGCCCTGATGGGCAACCTCGAATCCCTGGCGCAACGCGGTTACACCGAAGGTTTCCTGCGCCGCCACGTTCACGACGAGTACCAGAACTACCAGCGCGGCAACTCGGTGTCCGAGCGCCAGCAATTCGTAGGCGAACTGACTGGCGTGCGCGTCGACGGCCTGGCCGAGGTCAAGGTGAAGAACCGCTTCGCCGTGGGCGACCATTTGGAACTGATGACCCCGCGCGGCAACTACCACTTCGACCTGCACCGCCTGTGCAACCGCCAGCAGCACGCCATCGAGGTCGCACCGGGCGATGGCCATGTGGTGTATCTGCCGATCCCGGAACAGGTTGCCCTCGACTACGGCCTGCTGATGCGCGACCTGCGCATCGACGAAGCAGCAAGCTGA